The proteins below come from a single Benincasa hispida cultivar B227 chromosome 4, ASM972705v1, whole genome shotgun sequence genomic window:
- the LOC120075395 gene encoding uncharacterized protein LOC120075395 isoform X3 has translation MVPPRASDPGWAHGIMVNGGRQKIKCKYCNKVMLGGGISRLKQHLAGERGNVAPCEAVPEEVKVQIQQLLGFKVLEKLKRQKKGSKNAVSCFPSREEIDDGIHRVQNSRRHPLRRKAKEVLEGVTKEAKRKKKHLPTSFVIQSINQNTVQIESIEQADMAVAKFVYQAGIPISAVSSQYFQQMADAIAAVGPGYKMPTYHSLMGILLDRSVQDAGEYVEELRKSWEVTGCSILVDRWMDRTSSVVINFFVYCSKGTMFLKSVDLSEISESPEGLLNLFDTIVQEVGPKNIVNFVTDTSPLFKAAGKLLVEKYKTFFSSVCAAHCVELILEEIEEMEEVKEVVGKAKRIVQFIYNNAWVLNQIKKRSGGREIIQLASTRYFSTFLTLENILSLKEHLHQTFTSGAWMQSNLSKYGAGLEVTKIIADPLFWSKCDHITMGTKPLLSVLQFLESEEKPTAGFIYDAFEKAKNSVMLAFNQKESLYLPYLKAIDHVLPKEFQSSLHVAAYYLNPSIFYSPTFLSSKVIQKGLLDCIEALEPDITSQVMITNNINFYEEAVGDFGRPVALHGRDSLAPATWWSLYGTDYPDLQRLAVRILSQTCSITRCRKSCSMFKYLYLKKKGLEKQKMNDLAFAHYNLQLQERRLETCKARCSIDAVDPVFLEAIDVNMDDWVEDEHKTWVDVKVTNQETFVEHKLSNMDSCIDCTDLLAKRRQDNILEGAVSLHGSFELIKGNLSVTVGIHQIKYFI, from the exons ATGGTACCTCCACGAGCTTCTGATCCTGGTTGGGCTCATGGAATTATGGTCAATGGGGGTCGCCAGAAGATTAAATGCAAATACTGTAATAAGGTTATGCTTGGGGGCGGCATATCCAGACTAAAGCAACATCTAGCTGGGGAAAGAGGAAATGTAGCTCCATGTGAGGCAGTTCCAGAAGAAGTTAAGGTGCAGATTCAACAACTTTTAGGTTTTAAAGTTTTGGAGAAGCTGAAACGGCAGAAGAAGGGTAGCAAAAATGCAGTATCATGCTTTCCAAGTAGGGAAGAAATAGATGATGGGATACACCGGGTTCAAAATTCTCGACGACACCCTCTCCGGAGAAAGGCAAAGGAGGTACTGGAAGGAGTTACTAAAGAAgcaaagaggaaaaagaaacatCTTCCAACATCTTTTGTCATTCAATCCATTAACCAGAATACTGTCCAGATAGAAAGCATAGAACAAGCTGATATGGCTGTTGCCAAATTTGTATACCAAGCTGGAATACCAATCAGTGCTGTAAGCTCACAATATTTCCAACAAATGGCTGATGCAATTGCTGCTGTAGGCCCTGGTTATAAGATGCCTACCTATCATTCTTTGATGGGTATATTGCTTGACAGAAGTGTTCAGGATGCTGGAGAATATGTTGAAGAGTTGAGAAAGTCGTGGGAGGTTACTGGGTGCTCAATCTTGGTTGATAGGTGGATGGATAGAACTAGTTCTGTAGTCATAAACTTTTTTGTCTATTGTTCCAAGGGCACCATGTTCCTTAAGTctgttgatttatctgaaatTTCAGAATCACCTGAAGGGCTTCTAAATTTATTTGACACCATTGTTCAAGAAGTTGGACCAAAGAATATAGTCAATTTTGTGACAGATACTTCTCCCTTGTTTAAAGCTGCAGGCAAACTCTTGGTAGAAAAATACAAGACCTTTTTCTCAAGTGTTTGTGCTGCACATTGTGTGGAGTTGATCCTTGAGGAAATTGAGGAAATGGAAGAAGTAAAAGAGGTTGTTGGGAAAGCAAAAAGGATAGTCCAGTTCATATACAACAATGCCTGGGTCCTAAACCAAATAAAGAAGAGAAGTGGTGGAAGAGAAATTATTCAGCTCGCGTCTACCAGATATTTCTCTACCTTCTTGACTCTGGAAAACATTTTGTCTTTGAAAGAGCATCTTCATCAGACATTCACCAGTGGTGCTTGGATGCAGTCAAATTTGTCAAAGTATGGAGCTGGACTTGAGGTGACAAAGATCATTGCAGATCCACTATTCTGGTCAAAGTGTGATCATATCACAATGGGAACGAAGCCATTACTTTCTGTTTTGCAATTTCTTGAATCAGAGGAGAAGCCAACTGCTGGATTTATATATGATGCATTTGAAAAAGCAAAGAATAGTGTCATGCTTGCTTTCAACCAGAAGGAATCTTTGTACTTGCCATATTTGAAGGCCATTGACCATGTTTTACCGAAGGAATTTCAGAGCTCTCTTCATGTGGCTGCATACTACCTAAATCCATCAATATTCTATAGTCCTACATTCTTATCCAGCAAAGTTATTCAAAAGGGTTTACTTGATTGCATTGAAGCCTTAGAGCCAGATATAACATCCCAGGTCATGATTACAAACAATATAAATTTCTATGAGGAAGCTGTTGGAGATTTTGGGCGACCAGTGGCATTACATGGTCGAGATTCATTGGCCCCAG CTACTTGGTGGTCATTGTATGGAACTGATTACCCAGATTTACAAAGGTTGGCTGTTAGGATATTGAGTCAGACTTGCAGCATTACACGATGTCGTAAAAGCTGTAGCATGTTCAAGTATCTCTATTTAAAGAAGAAGGGGCTGGAAAAGCAGAAAATGAATGACCTTGCATTTGCTCATTATAACTTGCAGCTCCAGGAGAG GAGACTGGAAACTTGTAAAGCAAGGTGCTCAATCGATGCAGTAGATCCTGTTTTTTTGGAAGCCATTGATGTGAACATGGATGATTGGGTGGAGGATGAGCACAAGACGTGGGTGGATGTGAAGGTCACCAATCAGGAGACCTTCGTGGAACATAAATTGTCCAATATGGATAGTTGTATTGACTGCACAG ATTTATTGGCGAAGAGAAGACAGGACAACATCTTGGAGGGAGCTGTCTCTTTGCATGGCAGCTTTGAACTCATCAAAGGTAACCTTTCCGTCACTGTTGGAATCCATCAGATCAAATATTTCATCTAA